A window of Pan paniscus chromosome X, NHGRI_mPanPan1-v2.0_pri, whole genome shotgun sequence genomic DNA:
ATTTAACCCAacagcaacagaatacacattgttcTCAATGCACATGATACATTCTTCTGGATAGATTATATAATAGgccacaggccaggcacaatggctcatgcctgtaataacagcactttggaaggctgaggtgggaggatcatttgagcccagcccagaagttcaaggccagcctgggcaacatactgagaccctatctctaaaaacatgtatgtgtgtgtgtgtgcgtatatgtgtgtgtgtgtgtgtgtgtgtgtgtgtaataggTCACagaacaagtcttaacaaatttaagaagactgaaattatatcaagtatgttttccaaacacaatattataaaactagaaatctgtAACATAAAGAACCATGGAAAATTGGTGGAATTTGCGGCTTTGGCAGATTGAAATAATGGCAGGTCCAGAAAGTGATGCGCAATACCAGTTCACtggtattaaaaaatatttcaactcTTATACTCTCACAGGTAGAATGAATTGTGTACTGGTCACATACAGAAGCATTGCTTTGATTGTCTTATATTTCAAGTTAAGGTCCAAAAAAACTCCAGCTATGAAAGCAACATAAATGGATTTTAAACTGCCTACAGTTCTTAATCTCATCTGTTAAGTTCCCATGCCTGGAGAAGCTAATGCCAACTCATCATGTGATAATTCAATTTGTACAATATATTATGAacctggaaaaaaaagaacatggaaaattaacaaatatgtgaaaattaaacaatatgctcctgagaaaatattaatattagagcaaagaagaaattaaagaagaaattttaaaatatcttgagactAACAAAAATGGAGacgcaacataccaaaacttaagagatgcagcaaaagcagttctaagagggaattttatagcaataaatactaaaccaaaaaaaaaaaaaaaaaggatctcaaCAAAATAACCTAATgctacacctcaaggaactagaaaaagaagaacaaactaagcccaatgttagaagaagaaatgacaaaacaaaaatcagagcagaaataaatggatTAGAgtctagaaaaacaatagaaaagatcaatgaaacagtaTTTTTGCACGCATTAACCAAATTCTCTTTAtcccctccttccccactcccactcttcccagcttctggtaaccattaATTTACTCACTATCCCCATGAGATcacattttttagctcccacatatgaatgtgatcatgtgatatttgtctttctgtgcctggattatttcccttaacataatgTGACTATAGTTTCAAgcatgtattgtatatttcaaaacagctagactagaagatttggaatgtttccaacacaaaaaatgttaaatgtttcaGGCAATAATTATCtgaattaccctgatttgatcattatatattgtatgcatgtatcaaaatatcatatatacactATACATTTGTacaatattatgtatcaattttaaaaatgtaagaaaagatcaatgaaactaaaagctAGTATTTGGTAGAGCTAAATGAAATTGACaaactttagctagactaacaaaaagaaagaaggctcaaataaataaactcatGAATGAAAGAAGGGACATTAaaactcaaaacacaaaaatacgAAGGATAATCagaaaaaactataaataattaCACGTCAACAAAgaggaaaacctagaaaaaatggataaatttctagaaacataaaacctaccaagactgaactaAGAAGAAATTGAttatctgaacagaccaataatgagtagggagattgaatcagtaataaagtcTCCTGTCAAGAAAAAGgtcaggaccagatggcttcatgactgaattccaccaaacatttaaataagaactaatactaatccttctcaaactcttccaaaaagttgaataggagaaaatacttccacactcattctatgaggccagcatcaccttgAAACCAAAGCCAGACGGacactacaaaaaagaaaaactctacaATGCAGTATCACTGATAAACATAAATGCCAAATTCCTcaacaaatactagcaaaccatatTCAACAGTACATTAAAAGGGTAATTCACtgtgatcaagtgagatttatctcagggatgcaaggttggttcaacatattcaaatcagtaaatgtgattcaccatattaacagaataaaggacaaaaaccatatgatcatctccataaatgcagaaaaagaatttgacaaagttcaacattctttcatgataaaagctctcaacaaattaggtatagaaagaCTGTTCCTCAACACATAAAGGAAAGCCATATATGACCAGCCCACacctaacatcatactcaatggtgaaaagttaaaggcttttcctctaagagaaggaaaagagacagatgcccactctcaccacttcttttcaacatagtaATAGAAGCCCtaaccagagcaattagacagaataaataaaaggcacccaaatagaaaatgataacgtgaaattgtctctgtttgctgacgacatgaatttatatatagaaaatcctgaaGATTTTGCCAAAACTGCTagaattgataaatgaattcagtataatcgcaggatacaaaatcaagttacaaaaattagtagcatttctatacactaacaatgaacgtaaaaagaaattaagaaaacaatcccatttataatagtatcaaaaaatacttaggagtaaatttaaccaaggaagtgaaatatctatatactgaaaactataaaactttgatgggaaaaaattaaagaggatgcaaacaaatggaaagatacctTGTGTTcatgaattataaaaattaatattgttaagacaTCCATAATACTCAAGgtgatgtacagattcaatgaaatctctattaaaattctaatatcttaaccgggtatggtggctcatgtctgtaatgccagcactttgggaggccgaggtgggcggatcacttaaggtcaggagtctgagaacagcctggccaacatggtgaaaccccgtctctactaaaaatgtaaaaattagccaggcatggtggcgggagcctgtaatccaagctacttgggagactgaggcaggagaattgctcgaacccatgaggcgaaggttgcagtgaactgagatcatgccactgcactccagcctgggtgacagagtgagactctgtctcaaaaaatatatagatatatataatatcagtcttaacataaatagaaaaaacaatcccttAATTTGTATAGAAccataaaaaaaaactaaatagccAAAACGCTGTTgaccaaaaacaacaaagctagctagaggcatcacactaccagatttcaaaatatattataaatctatagtaattaaaacaacatgctactggcataaaaacagacacatcaggccggacatggtggctcatgcctgcaatcccagcactttgagaggccgaggcgggtggatcacgaggtcaggagatggagaccatcctggctaacatggtgaaaccccgtctttactaaaaatacaaaaaaaaaaaaaaaaaacttgccaggcatggtggcacgtgcctgtagtcccagccacttgggaggctgaggcaggagaatcgcttgaacccaggaggcggaggttgcagtgagccgagatcgcaccattgcactccagcctgggtgacagagcgagactctgttaaaaaaaaaaaaaaaaaaaaaaaaccagacataTCAATCAGTGGAATAAGAAAGATAGacatcccagaaataaacctatgcATCTATGGTCAATTGGTTTTGAACAAAAGTACCAAGAACATGCAATGGGTAAAGGACAGTTGCTTCAATAAATGCCACTGAAAAAACTAGACatccacataaaaaagaatgaaaatgagccACTATCTCACTCCTTATAcaagaatcaactcaaaatggattagacttaaacataaaacctgaaactatataactactagaagaaaacataggagaaaacttCCATGACATTGACGTGAGCagagatttcttggatatgactccaaaagcacaagtaacaaaagcaaaattagacaAACAAGATtgcatcaagctaaaaagcttctgtactgcaaaggaaacaattgaGTGAGGGAAAAATCCagggactgggagaaaatatctgcaaattatACATTCAATAAGAAAGTAATATCCAAaacctacaaggaactcaaactactcaataacaagaaaacaaataacccttttagaaaatgggtaaaggacttgaataaacatttctcaaaagaagacataaaaatggacatcagatatattttaaaatgctcaacatttctaatcatcagaaaagtacaaatcaaaaccacaagatatcacctcacacctgttagactattatcaaaaagatgaaagataaatgtcagtgaggatgtggagaaaagggaacactagCACACCAATGGTGAtactgtaaattagtacagtcattt
This region includes:
- the LOC112438207 gene encoding ATP synthase membrane subunit K, mitochondrial-like, with the translated sequence MENWWNLRLWQIEIMAGPESDAQYQFTGIKKYFNSYTLTGRMNCVLVTYRSIALIVLYFKLRSKKTPAMKAT